In the Olleya sp. Hel_I_94 genome, one interval contains:
- the rplT gene encoding 50S ribosomal protein L20, with the protein MPRSVNSVAKRARRKKVLKQAKGYFGRRKNVWTVAKNAVDKAMQYAYRDRRNKKRTFRALWITRINAGARLHGMSYSQFMGKVKANNIELNRKVLADLAMNNPDAFEAIVNKVK; encoded by the coding sequence ATGCCTAGATCAGTAAATTCTGTTGCCAAAAGAGCCAGAAGAAAAAAGGTGCTTAAACAAGCAAAAGGTTACTTTGGACGTCGTAAAAACGTTTGGACAGTAGCAAAAAACGCGGTTGATAAAGCTATGCAATATGCATACAGAGACCGTAGAAACAAAAAGAGAACTTTCCGTGCATTATGGATCACGCGTATTAACGCTGGAGCAAGATTACATGGAATGTCTTACTCACAATTTATGGGTAAAGTAAAAGCTAATAATATCGAATTAAACCGTAAGGTTTTAGCTGATTTAGCAATGAACAATCCAGATGCTTTTGAAGCAATTGTGAATAAAGTAAAATAA
- a CDS encoding HAD family hydrolase — MSLSQIKLIVSDLDGTLLNANHQVSDEFFELFKILKEKNILFVAASGRPYYSMLEKLKVIKDDIIIVSENGGLAIKQDHLLISNTFKKNSLTTISKLVVGLQDTHPVFCTKNKAYVISKSKKLLALLSEYYSNYDIIDDVSEITEDVYKIALYHEESSEKHIYPSVKHLEQNFKVKVSANHWVDISENIANKGYAIKHIQKLYNINESETMVFGDYNNDIEMLKLGHYSYAMDNAHPNVKTIANYLTKSNNEKGVEIVIKQLIDSLIN; from the coding sequence ATGTCTTTAAGCCAAATTAAATTAATAGTTTCCGATTTAGATGGAACTTTATTAAACGCTAATCATCAAGTAAGTGATGAGTTTTTTGAATTATTTAAAATCTTAAAAGAAAAAAACATATTGTTTGTAGCTGCTAGCGGAAGACCTTATTATAGCATGCTTGAAAAATTAAAAGTTATTAAAGATGATATTATTATAGTATCAGAAAATGGTGGACTAGCAATAAAACAAGATCATTTACTAATTTCAAATACTTTTAAAAAAAACAGCTTAACTACAATTTCTAAATTAGTAGTTGGATTACAGGATACTCATCCTGTATTTTGCACAAAAAATAAAGCTTACGTAATAAGTAAATCTAAAAAATTGTTAGCACTTTTAAGTGAGTATTACTCAAATTACGACATTATTGATGATGTGTCTGAAATTACAGAAGACGTTTATAAAATAGCATTATATCATGAAGAAAGCTCTGAAAAGCACATCTACCCTTCCGTTAAACATTTGGAACAAAATTTTAAAGTAAAGGTATCTGCCAATCACTGGGTTGATATTTCAGAAAATATAGCTAATAAAGGCTATGCCATTAAACATATTCAAAAGCTATATAATATTAATGAATCTGAAACTATGGTTTTTGGAGATTATAATAATGATATAGAGATGCTAAAGTTAGGACACTATAGTTACGCTATGGATAATGCACATCCAAATGTAAAAACCATTGCTAACTATTTAACTAAATCAAATAATGAAAAAGGGGTAGAAATTGTAATCAAGCAGTTAATTGATAGTTTGATTAATTAA
- the thrS gene encoding threonine--tRNA ligase, producing the protein MIKITLPDGSVKSFEKDSTPMDVAKSISEGLARNVISASFNGTTVETSTKLTTDGSLVLYTWTNDEGKKAFWHSSAHVLAQAIEELYPNSKLTIGPAIDNGFYYDVDFGNETITDKDFKNIETKMLEIARGKHEFAMRSVTKADALSLYKDNEYKTELIENLEDGTITFCDHSTFTDLCRGGHIPNTGIIKAVKILSVAGAYWRGDENKPQLTRVYGTSFPKQKELTEYLALLEEAKKRDHRKLGKELELFTFSQKVGAGLPLWLPKGAALRERLEDFLKAAQKKAGYEMVVTPHIGQKELYVTSGHYAKYGEDSFQPITTPKEGEEFLLKPMNCPHHCEIYNSMQWSYKDLPKRFAEFGTVYRYEQSGELHGLTRVRGFTQDDAHIFCTPDQLDQEFKNVIDLVLYVFGSLGFENFTAQVSLRDPEKPEKYIGSLENWEKAEQAIINAAKDKNLNYVIETGEAAFYGPKLDFMVKDALGRQWQLGTIQVDYNLPERFELSYKGSDNETHRPVMIHRAPFGSMERFIAILLEHTGGNFPLWLMPNQVSILTLSEKYEKYGEKVLTLLENHEIRALVDNRSETIGKKIREAEMSKTPYMIIIGEQEEAENKISVRQHGGEDLGTISVDTFAEIVKTEINKTKRQF; encoded by the coding sequence ATGATAAAAATTACTTTACCGGACGGTAGTGTAAAATCTTTTGAAAAAGATTCTACACCTATGGATGTTGCTAAGAGTATTAGCGAGGGATTGGCAAGAAATGTTATTTCGGCAAGCTTTAATGGAACAACCGTTGAAACATCTACGAAATTAACAACAGATGGATCTTTGGTACTTTACACTTGGACTAACGATGAAGGAAAGAAAGCATTTTGGCATAGTTCTGCCCACGTATTAGCTCAGGCGATTGAGGAGTTATATCCTAATAGTAAATTAACTATTGGTCCTGCTATTGATAATGGTTTTTATTATGATGTTGATTTTGGTAATGAGACCATTACTGATAAAGATTTTAAAAACATTGAAACTAAAATGTTAGAGATTGCAAGAGGCAAACATGAGTTTGCTATGCGATCTGTTACTAAAGCCGATGCTTTATCTTTATATAAAGACAATGAATATAAGACTGAATTAATTGAAAATCTTGAGGATGGGACTATTACTTTTTGTGACCATTCTACTTTTACTGATTTGTGTCGTGGTGGACATATCCCGAACACAGGGATTATTAAAGCTGTAAAAATATTATCTGTTGCAGGTGCTTATTGGAGAGGTGATGAAAACAAACCACAATTAACACGTGTTTACGGAACATCTTTTCCAAAACAAAAAGAATTAACTGAATACTTAGCTTTATTAGAAGAAGCTAAAAAACGTGACCATAGAAAGTTAGGTAAAGAACTTGAGCTTTTTACTTTTTCTCAAAAAGTTGGAGCAGGTTTACCTTTATGGTTACCAAAAGGTGCTGCTTTACGTGAGCGTTTAGAAGATTTTTTAAAGGCTGCTCAGAAAAAAGCAGGTTATGAAATGGTTGTTACACCACATATAGGACAAAAGGAGCTTTATGTTACTTCTGGACATTATGCTAAGTATGGTGAAGATAGCTTCCAGCCAATTACTACGCCAAAAGAAGGTGAGGAATTTTTACTAAAACCAATGAACTGCCCACATCACTGTGAAATATATAACAGTATGCAATGGTCTTACAAAGATTTACCAAAGCGTTTTGCTGAATTTGGTACTGTTTATAGATATGAACAAAGTGGCGAATTACATGGTTTAACAAGAGTTAGAGGTTTTACGCAGGATGATGCCCATATTTTTTGTACTCCAGATCAATTAGATCAAGAGTTTAAAAATGTTATTGATTTAGTGTTGTATGTATTTGGATCTTTAGGATTTGAAAACTTTACTGCACAAGTATCATTGCGTGACCCAGAAAAGCCAGAAAAATATATTGGAAGTTTAGAAAACTGGGAAAAAGCAGAACAAGCTATTATAAATGCTGCGAAAGATAAAAATTTAAATTATGTTATAGAAACTGGCGAAGCTGCATTTTACGGACCTAAATTAGACTTTATGGTTAAGGATGCTTTAGGTAGACAATGGCAATTAGGAACTATTCAGGTTGATTATAATTTACCAGAACGTTTTGAATTATCTTATAAAGGTAGTGATAATGAAACACACAGACCTGTAATGATACACCGTGCGCCTTTTGGGAGTATGGAACGTTTTATAGCAATTTTACTGGAACATACAGGAGGAAATTTCCCGCTTTGGTTAATGCCAAATCAAGTTTCTATATTAACTCTTAGTGAGAAATACGAGAAATACGGTGAAAAAGTTTTAACTTTGCTAGAAAATCACGAAATTCGCGCACTTGTAGATAACAGAAGCGAGACCATTGGTAAGAAAATTAGAGAGGCTGAAATGAGTAAAACGCCTTATATGATTATCATTGGGGAACAAGAGGAAGCAGAAAACAAGATATCTGTAAGACAACATGGTGGTGAAGATTTAGGCACGATTAGTGTAGATACCTTTGCAGAAATTGTTAAAACAGAGATAAATAAAACAAAAAGACAATTTTAA
- the rpmI gene encoding 50S ribosomal protein L35 has translation MPKMKTKSSAKKRFKLTGTGKIKRKHAFKSHILTKKSKKRKLKLTHDGLVHKADENNIKVMMRLK, from the coding sequence ATGCCTAAAATGAAAACAAAATCTAGTGCTAAAAAGCGTTTCAAGCTTACTGGTACTGGTAAAATTAAAAGAAAGCACGCTTTTAAAAGTCACATCTTAACAAAGAAGTCTAAAAAACGTAAGCTTAAGTTAACTCATGACGGTTTAGTACATAAAGCGGATGAGAACAATATTAAAGTAATGATGCGTTTAAAGTAA
- a CDS encoding adenylate/guanylate cyclase domain-containing protein has translation MKQSILQFLKLQIITILFWVLSFCLFITIRYFEIGTEGGKAFVTNYDQVIPITQWLQFSILIGVLVGFFYGIIEFISDKLLLYKFSTGLLILLKTIVYLLLLILSTNFVVGLIEVQIDRNLPNEPGWWMENKVFWLIVVYFNICSLIFSFLKIAIENFGHGVLFNQLIGKYKRPREERRIFMFLDLQSSTTIAEQLGHYKYSQLIQQCFYDLNSIINNFDANIYQYVGDEAVISWTFEKGLKQNNCVELFYKFQDKLVKKEKIYLKQFGIIPKFKAGLHGGTLIVTEVGTIKKEIAYHGDVINTSARIQGECNKYDETLLISESLLQKLKLHKYKLKSMGDITLKGKESTLKLFSINKLN, from the coding sequence TTGAAACAATCAATACTACAATTCCTCAAATTACAAATCATTACAATACTTTTTTGGGTATTATCGTTTTGCTTATTTATTACTATCCGTTATTTTGAAATAGGTACGGAAGGAGGAAAGGCATTTGTAACTAACTACGACCAAGTAATACCAATAACACAATGGTTACAATTTAGCATTTTAATAGGTGTGCTTGTTGGCTTTTTTTATGGGATAATCGAGTTTATTTCTGATAAATTATTGCTGTACAAATTTTCTACTGGTTTACTAATATTACTTAAAACAATTGTTTATTTACTTTTATTAATACTTTCAACAAATTTTGTGGTTGGTTTAATAGAAGTTCAAATAGACAGAAACCTTCCAAATGAACCTGGTTGGTGGATGGAAAATAAAGTGTTTTGGCTAATAGTTGTGTATTTTAATATATGCTCATTAATATTTTCTTTTTTAAAAATTGCGATAGAAAACTTTGGTCATGGCGTTTTATTTAATCAGTTAATTGGAAAATATAAAAGACCAAGAGAAGAACGTCGTATTTTTATGTTTCTAGATCTTCAATCTTCTACCACAATTGCAGAGCAATTAGGCCACTATAAATACAGTCAATTGATTCAACAATGCTTTTATGATCTTAACTCGATAATAAATAATTTTGATGCAAATATTTATCAATATGTTGGTGATGAGGCTGTGATTAGTTGGACTTTTGAGAAAGGTTTAAAACAAAATAATTGTGTCGAATTATTTTATAAATTTCAAGATAAGTTAGTTAAAAAAGAAAAAATATACCTCAAACAGTTTGGTATAATACCTAAATTTAAAGCTGGATTGCATGGAGGAACATTAATAGTGACAGAAGTTGGGACTATTAAAAAAGAAATTGCTTACCATGGAGATGTTATAAATACATCTGCAAGAATACAAGGAGAGTGTAATAAGTATGATGAAACGCTTCTTATATCCGAATCATTACTTCAAAAACTTAAATTACATAAATACAAGCTAAAATCAATGGGTGACATTACTTTAAAAGGTAAAGAAAGCACACTTAAGTTATTTTCAATTAATAAACTTAATTAA
- a CDS encoding leucine-rich repeat protein — MKQFYFTFFAVLFIGMVSAQTFQEGGVNYYVISAADSTVGVVSSASFEGALVVPPTVNNASVDYTVIAILDSAFENSTTLTSIEIPNTVTFISNGAFRYCTNLTSVVIPNSVTSIGQLAFNACSSLTSMVIPDSVTTIGIGGFAGCSGLTSLTISNSLTSLSVNVFAGCTSLTSLDIPNSVTSIGQDAIRNCSSLTSVTIPSSVTSISNTVFQDCSNLNTVTVDWSTPLAINANVFQNVNIGSATLYVPVGTEALYQSEPVWQNFGTIGQPQAATHLNFDGVDDFIDCGNILTESYTKEAWISIDAINQTSNIISGSDSSGQNAFWVPNGVLSAGHNGFWNAVEDSNVLSVNTWYHVVVSYDYATQTLKLYKDGILIDSNNNVPAPINGNDIHIGSYNDASNLFNGSIDEVRIWNVVRTEEQINGSKNCELQGDETGLIAYYNFNEGLDANENAAFTTLNDATINANNGSLTNFALTGNTSNWLAGSLVESGSIVPSEASVSSPVNYTQNDSATPLTATLGANGSELLWYTAETGGVGSAIAPTPSTMTSGSTSYWVTSANANGCESERTELVVNVIEPATHLNFDGIDDYVNINIGTFTTQNFNYTHEFWFKTTSANSTIFNFSDTGMPNSGGFNKTIYLQNGNLVSYVYNNTENYITSTATFNDNNWHHVTEIVTFSERSLYVDGTLIGTDTSFSNQNFGYIVLGASNLTPGVYFEGEIDEVRIWNTALSIDDVNTTGNCQLQGDEANLLAYYQFNQGTDATDNTSVTTLIDATANAYNGNLINFSLTGNTSNWLAGSPIGAAPIVTMQPQDQTITETDTAVVFTVSASNVTSYQWEVFLEDGEGGSWMPLDDSLTNPDVSGSTTNTLTISGDNLSFIVGLQFRVVMNGTASCNVISNEVTVTDETLSVSTVLINEVKVFPNPTTDNVKISLSKVQDFEISVYDLNGRLLLNSKNRGDAFLLDLTSYQNGIYIIKTKIDQKEAINRVIKH, encoded by the coding sequence ATGAAACAATTTTATTTTACTTTTTTTGCTGTACTATTTATTGGTATGGTTTCAGCCCAAACCTTTCAAGAAGGAGGCGTTAATTATTATGTCATTTCAGCAGCTGACAGCACTGTTGGTGTGGTGTCATCTGCAAGTTTTGAAGGTGCATTAGTAGTACCTCCAACCGTTAATAATGCAAGTGTTGACTATACTGTAATTGCTATTTTAGATAGTGCATTTGAAAACAGTACAACGTTAACTTCAATAGAAATTCCTAATACTGTAACGTTTATAAGTAATGGAGCATTTCGATACTGTACCAACCTAACGTCTGTAGTTATACCTAATTCAGTTACAAGTATTGGGCAACTTGCATTTAACGCATGTTCTAGTTTAACTTCTATGGTAATACCAGATTCAGTTACTACTATAGGCATTGGAGGATTTGCAGGTTGTTCAGGTTTAACTTCTTTAACAATTTCTAATTCGTTAACTAGTTTGTCAGTTAATGTATTTGCAGGTTGTACTAGTTTAACGTCGTTAGATATTCCTAATTCAGTAACAAGTATTGGTCAAGATGCTATAAGAAATTGTTCAAGTTTAACTTCGGTAACGATTCCTAGTTCAGTTACAAGTATTTCTAATACTGTATTTCAAGACTGTTCTAATTTAAATACAGTTACTGTTGATTGGTCAACACCACTAGCTATTAATGCTAATGTTTTTCAAAATGTAAATATTGGTAGCGCAACCCTTTATGTTCCTGTTGGCACTGAGGCACTTTATCAATCAGAGCCAGTTTGGCAAAACTTTGGTACTATAGGTCAACCACAAGCAGCTACACATTTAAATTTTGATGGAGTAGATGATTTTATTGATTGTGGTAATATATTAACAGAGTCATACACAAAAGAGGCATGGATTTCTATAGATGCAATTAATCAGACAAGTAATATAATTTCAGGCTCAGATAGTTCTGGACAAAATGCTTTTTGGGTACCTAATGGAGTGTTATCTGCTGGTCATAATGGTTTCTGGAATGCTGTCGAAGATTCAAATGTATTATCAGTAAATACTTGGTATCATGTAGTGGTGAGTTATGATTACGCTACTCAAACTTTAAAATTATATAAAGACGGAATTTTGATAGATTCAAATAATAATGTTCCAGCACCAATTAATGGTAATGATATTCATATAGGTTCTTATAATGATGCAAGTAACTTATTTAATGGATCTATTGATGAAGTTCGTATTTGGAATGTCGTAAGAACAGAAGAACAAATTAATGGTAGCAAAAATTGCGAGTTACAAGGTGATGAAACAGGTCTTATTGCTTATTATAATTTTAATGAAGGTCTTGATGCTAATGAAAATGCAGCTTTCACAACCTTAAATGATGCTACTATCAATGCTAATAATGGGTCGTTAACTAATTTTGCTTTAACAGGAAACACCTCTAATTGGTTAGCAGGATCTCTTGTTGAAAGTGGATCAATTGTTCCTTCTGAAGCAAGTGTTAGTAGTCCAGTAAATTATACACAAAATGATAGTGCAACGCCATTAACTGCAACTTTAGGAGCCAATGGATCAGAATTATTATGGTATACAGCAGAAACAGGAGGAGTTGGATCAGCAATTGCGCCTACACCAAGCACAATGACTTCTGGGTCAACATCATATTGGGTAACAAGTGCTAATGCAAATGGATGTGAAAGTGAAAGAACTGAATTAGTAGTAAATGTAATAGAGCCAGCAACGCACTTAAATTTTGATGGTATTGACGACTATGTTAATATAAACATAGGAACATTTACTACTCAAAACTTTAACTATACTCATGAGTTTTGGTTTAAAACTACAAGCGCTAACAGTACAATTTTTAACTTTTCTGATACAGGAATGCCTAACTCTGGAGGTTTTAATAAAACCATTTATTTACAAAACGGAAACTTAGTGTCTTATGTTTATAACAATACAGAAAATTATATCACATCAACAGCCACATTTAATGATAATAATTGGCATCATGTTACAGAGATTGTTACGTTTTCAGAAAGAAGTCTTTATGTGGATGGTACATTAATAGGAACAGATACTAGTTTTTCTAACCAAAATTTTGGATATATAGTTCTAGGAGCAAGTAATTTAACTCCAGGAGTTTATTTTGAAGGAGAAATAGATGAAGTTAGAATTTGGAATACAGCCTTATCTATTGACGATGTTAATACTACAGGTAATTGTCAATTGCAAGGTGACGAAGCTAATTTACTAGCATATTATCAGTTTAATCAAGGAACAGATGCTACAGATAATACATCAGTAACAACTTTAATAGATGCGACAGCAAATGCATATAATGGTAATTTGATAAACTTTAGTTTAACAGGTAATACTAGTAATTGGTTAGCTGGCTCTCCTATTGGAGCAGCACCTATAGTTACAATGCAACCTCAGGATCAAACTATTACAGAAACAGATACTGCTGTTGTTTTTACTGTTTCAGCATCAAATGTCACATCTTACCAATGGGAAGTGTTTCTTGAAGATGGTGAAGGTGGTTCATGGATGCCTTTAGACGATTCATTAACTAATCCGGATGTTTCTGGTTCTACAACTAATACGTTAACAATTTCAGGAGATAATCTTTCTTTTATCGTTGGTTTACAATTTAGAGTTGTAATGAATGGTACTGCTAGTTGCAATGTTATTTCAAATGAAGTTACTGTAACAGATGAAACCCTATCAGTGTCTACTGTATTAATTAATGAAGTAAAAGTATTCCCAAATCCAACAACAGATAACGTTAAAATCTCGTTATCAAAAGTTCAAGATTTTGAAATATCTGTTTACGACTTAAACGGAAGATTACTTTTAAACTCAAAAAACAGAGGTGATGCATTCCTATTAGATTTAACCAGTTATCAAAATGGGATATATATTATAAAGACGAAGATCGATCAAAAAGAAGCTATTAATCGAGTTATTAAACACTAA
- the infC gene encoding translation initiation factor IF-3 encodes MKEDQHNINGKIRAEKVRLVGENVEVGIYTTKEAREFAREQELDLVEISPKADPPVCKIMDYKKFLYEQKKREKALKSKATKVVIKEIRFGPQTDDHDYEFKKKHAEKFLKEGAKLKAFVFFKGRSIVFKEQGQILLLRLAQDLEEFGKVEQMPRLEGKRMTMFIAPKK; translated from the coding sequence ATTAAGGAAGATCAGCACAACATTAACGGTAAGATTAGAGCAGAAAAAGTGCGTCTAGTTGGAGAAAATGTTGAAGTAGGAATTTATACCACTAAAGAAGCAAGAGAATTTGCAAGAGAGCAAGAACTTGACTTGGTGGAGATTTCGCCTAAAGCAGATCCGCCTGTATGTAAAATAATGGATTACAAGAAGTTTCTTTATGAACAGAAGAAGCGGGAAAAAGCATTAAAATCCAAGGCTACAAAAGTTGTTATCAAAGAAATTCGATTTGGTCCTCAAACAGATGACCATGATTACGAATTTAAAAAGAAACACGCCGAGAAATTCTTAAAAGAAGGTGCAAAGCTAAAAGCTTTTGTTTTCTTTAAAGGGAGATCAATTGTGTTTAAAGAGCAAGGACAAATATTATTATTACGATTAGCTCAAGATTTGGAAGAATTTGGAAAAGTAGAGCAAATGCCAAGACTTGAAGGAAAGCGTATGACCATGTTTATTGCTCCTAAAAAGTAA
- a CDS encoding sensor histidine kinase has product MKYLFLCISIFFFQISFTQTDSVLIYGQNLIDQNKLDTAIIYYKKHLLSPSSQKQQVHLLFGLADAYKLKLDYTNANENYSKSFITISKIKDKQLEFLYYVKKAEFFRKRAMHLDAVKELDKALVILKNTPINDLYLSKYYNRKAALFTEHYQLNDSTLYYSNKSLVLAKKTNDNDAVFYSLLEISGVYERKKDYKTSLKYLDEIIAFAKSNNMKQQEADAYISYVMVLARSNQLEKALKASLYAADFSKKNKFLYNEIIFNQNIQNLYFRLNNIEKAYEYLKQRLELTTKYDEIKKEELLFNLETQYKLADKESQIKINNLEIINQKKALASNKVNLYIALVLFMFSIAVAVLIAYFLKRSKKSNKQLQKLSSENEFLLSEANHRINNNLQLVVILITNQLKKASETEKIQLKNILIKVEAISTLHKHLYKNEDKQTIDIANYLKDVKTSFFDVFKENDITTNFDVNSLEIATDQAMYFGLLLTELLINSIKHAFKEQDYKVIDFTLRVNNGLLLFIYSDNGISLANKSIKPKLVDKICRQLEMDYNINSDNGFNFSMSKKINNE; this is encoded by the coding sequence ATGAAATATTTATTTCTATGTATTTCTATCTTTTTTTTCCAAATTTCTTTTACTCAAACAGATAGTGTTCTAATTTATGGTCAAAATTTAATTGATCAAAATAAATTAGATACAGCCATAATTTACTACAAAAAGCACTTGCTTAGCCCAAGCAGTCAAAAACAACAGGTACACTTACTTTTTGGATTGGCAGATGCTTATAAATTAAAATTAGATTATACTAATGCTAATGAAAACTACAGCAAGTCTTTTATTACGATAAGCAAAATTAAAGACAAGCAATTAGAGTTTTTGTACTATGTAAAAAAAGCAGAGTTTTTTAGAAAAAGAGCTATGCATCTTGATGCAGTAAAAGAGTTAGATAAGGCGTTAGTTATATTAAAAAATACGCCTATAAATGATTTATATTTATCCAAGTATTACAATCGTAAAGCCGCACTTTTTACAGAGCATTACCAGTTGAATGATTCCACACTTTATTATTCAAATAAATCCTTAGTACTTGCAAAAAAAACAAACGATAATGATGCTGTTTTTTATTCATTATTAGAAATTTCTGGGGTTTATGAGCGTAAAAAGGATTATAAAACTTCTCTAAAATATTTGGATGAAATTATAGCTTTTGCTAAAAGCAATAATATGAAGCAGCAAGAAGCAGATGCTTACATTAGTTATGTAATGGTATTGGCACGAAGCAATCAATTAGAAAAAGCATTAAAAGCGTCACTTTATGCTGCAGATTTTTCTAAAAAAAATAAGTTTTTATACAATGAGATTATCTTTAATCAAAATATTCAAAATTTATATTTTAGACTAAATAATATAGAAAAAGCATACGAGTATTTAAAACAAAGATTAGAGTTAACAACCAAATATGATGAAATAAAAAAAGAAGAATTATTATTTAATCTAGAAACACAATACAAGCTGGCAGATAAAGAGAGTCAGATTAAGATTAATAATTTGGAAATTATAAATCAAAAAAAAGCATTAGCCTCTAATAAGGTAAACTTATATATTGCACTAGTATTGTTTATGTTTTCAATTGCAGTTGCAGTCCTAATAGCTTATTTTCTTAAACGCTCAAAAAAAAGCAATAAGCAATTACAAAAACTGTCTTCAGAAAACGAATTTTTATTAAGTGAAGCAAACCACAGGATTAATAATAACTTACAATTAGTAGTTATACTTATTACTAATCAACTTAAAAAAGCCTCGGAGACAGAAAAAATTCAACTAAAAAATATTTTAATAAAGGTGGAAGCTATTTCCACTTTACATAAACATTTATATAAAAACGAAGACAAACAAACTATAGATATTGCTAATTACTTAAAAGATGTAAAAACTAGTTTTTTTGATGTGTTTAAAGAAAATGATATTACTACTAACTTTGATGTCAATTCTTTAGAAATAGCAACAGATCAAGCAATGTATTTTGGATTATTACTAACTGAGTTATTAATTAACTCTATCAAACATGCCTTTAAGGAACAAGATTATAAGGTGATAGATTTTACATTAAGGGTTAATAATGGGTTGCTATTATTTATATATAGTGATAATGGTATAAGCTTGGCTAATAAGTCAATAAAACCTAAACTGGTAGATAAAATTTGTCGTCAATTAGAAATGGATTATAATATAAATTCAGATAATGGTTTTAATTTTTCGATGTCTAAAAAAATAAATAATGAATAA
- a CDS encoding LytR/AlgR family response regulator transcription factor, which produces MNKLLDTKILIVEDEIIIADYIEELLLEEQFTNVVIANNKETALNKMTAFLPDIILMDINLQGKNEGIELAKVKNNNATIIFITGQNDLVLMNEALKSNPDAYLTKPIKRLDLLASINLAFYKKQSQIFQFKDGYDIVNLNFSDIRYFVAEGNYVNIYTLTKRFTIRQSLMGVMDKLPTDSFKQTHRSYLVNKNKIEKVTSNTVVINGLDIPLSRTYAKQFK; this is translated from the coding sequence ATGAATAAATTACTGGACACCAAAATCCTAATCGTAGAGGACGAGATTATTATAGCAGATTACATAGAGGAGTTATTACTTGAAGAGCAATTTACAAACGTAGTTATTGCCAATAATAAAGAAACAGCTTTAAATAAAATGACTGCTTTTTTACCTGATATTATTTTAATGGATATTAATTTACAAGGGAAAAATGAGGGTATTGAGTTAGCCAAAGTTAAAAATAATAATGCGACCATTATTTTTATCACAGGTCAAAACGACTTAGTTTTAATGAATGAAGCATTAAAATCCAATCCAGACGCTTACTTAACCAAACCTATAAAACGATTAGATCTATTAGCTTCAATAAATTTAGCGTTTTATAAAAAGCAATCGCAAATCTTTCAATTTAAAGATGGGTACGATATTGTTAATTTAAACTTTTCGGACATTAGATATTTTGTTGCAGAAGGTAATTATGTAAATATTTATACGCTTACTAAAAGATTTACTATTAGACAATCATTGATGGGTGTAATGGATAAACTTCCTACAGATAGTTTTAAACAAACGCATCGTTCTTATTTAGTAAATAAAAATAAGATAGAGAAAGTAACATCAAACACAGTAGTTATTAATGGTTTAGATATTCCTTTATCAAGGACGTATGCCAAACAATTTAAATAG
- a CDS encoding EF-hand domain-containing protein codes for MSTKDQILKKIETLITNHFESPKNAFDFFDEDGDKKLSKSEIKNLLQEAEISGFIRGIVASKLIEGYDLDGDQLISWSEFKTAIDEIAL; via the coding sequence ATGTCAACAAAAGATCAAATCTTAAAAAAAATTGAAACATTAATCACCAACCACTTCGAATCTCCAAAAAATGCATTTGATTTTTTTGATGAAGATGGTGATAAAAAATTATCAAAATCAGAAATTAAAAACCTTTTGCAAGAAGCAGAAATTAGTGGGTTTATTAGAGGTATAGTCGCTTCAAAATTAATAGAAGGTTATGATTTAGATGGAGATCAACTTATAAGTTGGTCAGAATTTAAAACTGCAATTGACGAAATAGCACTTTAA